The DNA region CACCAGCATCGACATGTGGTGAGGTGGATGCTGCTCCCAGTCCTCTCAGATGGTGGGGTGGTCTTGTgggacctgggggtggggtgcgggtAGCTGTGGGGCTGGGGTCTCATCAGCTCCCAGGAAGATGGGCCTATGCCTGGGGTcctgagaggcagagggagacagCCCCATCACTGCGGACCTGCCCTCGTGGCCATAAGAGGCATGCTGAGACCAGGTCACGTGGCTCAGCTGGAGACCCCATTCATCATCCCATTATGAccacctcccagctctgcccccagcCTCCGTCCCCAGCAGCTGGGGGACTGGTCCAGGCGGAGCCAAGGAGCTGAGAGGAGACCCCACACTCCTCTGCAGGGCGGTGGGCTGCATCCTGGCTGAGCTGCTGGCCCATAAGCCCCTTCTCCCTGGCACTTCCGAGATCCACCAGGTGGACCTGATCGTGCAGCTGCTGGGGACCCCCAGTGAGAACATCTGGCCGGTGAGTGccagccccgccctcctccctcctgcccctgctgGCCACCGGCCTTTACTGGCCCCTCCCCACAGGGCTTCTCTCAGCTGCCGCTGGCCAGCCAGTACAGCCTGCGGAAGCAGCCCTACAACAACCTGAAGCATAAGTTCCCATGGCTCTCGGAGGCTGGCCTGCGCCTGATGAACCTCCTCTTCATGTACGACCCTAAGAAAAGGTGCTGAGAGGGCCCAACACGTGCATGAGTCAGGCCGGCCTTGGCGGGGTTCTGTCGGTTTACCCAACTTTCTGTTGTGAGGAAGGGAACCGGGGGGGCTCTGTGGGGCAGCTGTGTGGGAGACGAGCCTGGCTGGGCCTAAGCCCCATAAACAGTGAGGTCTCCTCTCCAGGGCGACAGCCGGCGACTGCCTGGAGAGCTCCTACTTCAAGGAGAAGCCCCTGCGTGAGTCTTCCCTGCTGGCACTGCCGGGGGTCTCTATGTGTAGGGTGGGGGTTAAGGCAGGTGGGTGGTGGGGCCCAGGCGGGTAGGGGCTGTTTTGGGCCACATAGGGAGGCTCAGGAGGTGAGCAGAGGGTGGTGTGGGGCCCCTCCTTCACTCAGGGCTGATGCAGTccgttccccccacccccagcctgcgaGCCGGAGCTCATGCCCACCTTCCCCCACCACCGTAACAAGCGTGCCGCCCCAGCCACGTCCTTGGGCACTGAGAGCCAGAGCCGGCGCTGCAGACCCTGACGGGTGGAGGCACTCCAGCTGAGCACGTCGCTTCCTGTGCCCCGGCCCACCTCTGCCCTGGGACAGCAGAGTGTGGACCTTGTGGGTGATGCCAGTGGTACACTCTGAGGACCCAGCCACCCAGAGGCCGGCCCACAGGGCTGTGACGCCACATCGTGGCTGGACTGGGTCCCACCTGTGGCCAGGCCTCAGACCCTCGGTTCCCAGGAGGAAATCTGGCTGAGCCCGTCTCAGCGGGTGTTGCTGGCTTGGGACAAGCAGCCCTCAGACCTTGTATGGTCACTTCTGTCCCCAGTTGATCCCCAGGATCTGCCTGGAATGGAGAGGCCACGGCAACCCCCCCGTGGTGGGGCTGGCAGActtggagaggggaggagggatggagatGTGGACTGAGTCTGAGCTGCTCTGAGACCCCTAGAGTGAGAGCCTTAGGCTGTGCCCTGTGCCCACTCCCCCACTCTGAGGCCCATGGGGAATGGGGGTGGTCCGAGAGATAAATGCTTTCCTCAGACGTGGTTAGAGCCAGTGTCCTTTAATGTACTTGGAGGTTGTGATTTGTGTGATGTGacaggtgtgggggaggggggcagacggcctggggtgggggcaccaTTGAGCAGAGGCCACACAGAAGACTGGCACCTGCCCCAGGAGTCCTGGTGGGCAGAGCACCCCCAGCCCAGTGAGCTGGGGATGAATGCTGGCATCTGCGCCGTTGCCACTGGATCTGGGGTGGGCAGCCTTTGAGGTCTCCCACCCTGCCTTCCAGAGTGGGGGGTGTGCGACCAGTGGGGAGCTGTCCATGGAGGGTGAGTCCCCACCTCACCTGGTAGGGCAGACACTCCACTCGGCAGGAAGAGCAGGGTGGCCAGTGGGCGGGGCCTGAGGCGGGACAAGCCCCAGAAAAGCACCACggagtttctctggagagcccttGACCTGGGGCCAGCAGGGTCTAGGGCCCAGCTGCGGGGCTGTCATAGAGCAGGGCGTCCACCTGGGCTCGCTGCAGCCACAGACGCCGCTGGCTGTTCCCACGCAGGGTGCGCAGGCTGTGGCCAGGGTGACAGCTGGGAAGGGCAGCACAGTGGGCGGCGTGCAGCTGGCGACACGTGTCACAGCAGAGGGCGGGCAGGGCTCCTGGGGCCAGGCAAGTGTGCATCTGGTAGCCGGGAGGCTCGGGGACAGGTGGGGGACTGGCCTGCTCAGGGCTCctaggggtgtggggaggggccaGGTCCCCAGGCCGACTAAGCAGCTCTCTACGCagtgagaggaaggagaaggcttCAGGCTGGGGCTCCTCCTCTTCTGAGGCCCCGGAGGTGGGGCTGCTGGCCTCAGCTGGCTCCCAtggcccgccccccgccccccacagtcTGGCACTCTGCTCCCAGAACCGAGGCCGGCAGGCCAGTTCTGAGGCAGGTGAGTCGGGGCCAGGCGAGGGCCCCCCATACAGGCTGGCCTCATCTGAGCCCTCGTCCTCCTGCACATCCCGGTACAGGTCCAGCCGGGCCTGGCACCCGGTGGGGGAGCCACGGCAGGGCAGGGGTGGCTGTTCTTCCTCACGGGCCAGTCGCTGCTGCAGCCAGGCCACACAGGAGGCCACGTCCACGCTGGACCGCCGCGCCTGCAGCAGCTCCTCGGCTGGCAGCACGCTGGTGCCCAACTGTGCCAGCACCTCACCCAGGATCTCGCACTCCAGCCGCAGGGCGAAGCAGCCCAGGGCCACTTGCACCAGCTGGCGGGCGGGAGGCAGGGCAGCCACCATGAGGCGGTGGGCGTCCCTGCGCACGTAGCCCATCTTCTGGAAGCTCTGGATGAGGAGGTCCTCCGAGAGTGCGCCCTTTAGCACGTGCACGTAGCCCCCAGAGAACGTCTGCAAGAGAGGGGGCCGGTTGGTggcagccccccccccccgccccctcccctgcagACCCGATGAGCTCACTTCCCGGTGGTGCAGCCCTGGACACAGCCTCTACCCAGGCTGGGGGCGTGAGCTAGGTTTTTGTCTAGGCCAGCTCCCCTAGGGCATGCAGGAgtacccccagcccctgcctaATTCATAGGCGATACATCCATCTCATGTCCTCCTCTACTCCCTCtactaggttcagtccctggttgagaaACTGGTATCCCGCAAgccgtgcagccaaaaaaagaaaaaaacagatgttCAGGTCATCCCTGAGGTTCTAATGTTGGCTGAGGCAGGCCTAGGCATCACAATCTTTTAAAAGTCTAATACATTTCACCTGCATCATAGAACAAACTAAAGAGCCCCTGTGCTGAGAAATCTCATGGCCCTATGAGTCCCTTCTACCTCCTGTCACCTGTAGGGGTTTGCTCCTCTTGTTAGTTTACTGTGTGTGTACCTGCTGAGTGTCTAGTTATGCAAACACAAAACCAGGTGTTTTTCTACTTCTCTGAGCAGGTAGCCACCTAAACACTTTATTCTGAGCTCTACTTTTTCAGTTTCTGAGAGCTTTCTCCATTAGAACAGAAGACTGTGTAGCTTTCTACCACATGGATGGAATGTGTAGGTTTTGGAGGCTCCAGACTACAGAGGAACTAAAAGTTTCCTAGGGTGGTGATCTTGTGTCTCCCAGTCTATGACTCTGGGAACCCGTGAGTGCTCTGCTTAGAGCCACACATAGGGGGGCTACTGTGTGTAAGATTGTACCCAGGGCTGTACCTTCACCCCTCAACAATGGACCTTATGCTGGCCTATTCTTGTGTATGCTTCCCAGAGGAAGAAACGGATTCTTGCCCCAAGCCATAGCCAGAGGAAAGCAGCAGCAGATCCCATATAGGTCTGTTCAACACTGAAGCCAGTTAGCCTCTCAAGATCAGGCCTGCCCATTCTGCTCCTGGCCCCTGTGGGGCTGGATCCTGCCCTCTCgtctgaatggatgaatgaaagcCCTAGCAGATGTCCCCGTGGAGCGGTGGGCCCCAGAGCTCACTGTCCCTGAGAGAGGCTACTGTTGCCATGACAACCAGCGGAGGCAGCCGCCCACGTGCCCAGTGACGTCATTATCTTCCCACTCTTCTGAATTATCTCAGAGCACAAAGCAGCCTGCCTGCCCCCTCCTGCCAGCCCGCAGCTCACCTGGAGGGGCCAGGCCCCTGGGCACAGCCTCTACCCAGGCTGGGGGGTGAGCTAGGTTCTTGTCTAGGCCAGCTCCCCTAGGGCATGCAGGGGTACCCCCCAGCCCCTGCTTACTTTATAGGAGATACAGCTACCCCATGTCCTCCTCTACAAAAGGGATCAGCCCACATCCTGGAGGGATTAGGGTGATCACGGAATGCCGAGTCCTTCCCATGCACTTGTCCTAGGATTTCTATGGTAACAGACCACAAGGCCGCTCTTCACGCAGCGATACAAGCTTTAAGAGGCAGGATCCCCTGAGAAGGCAGGTACCCAGACAGGTGTTCTCAGCCCTAGGAGTACCAAGGGAAACCTCGGCCACGCCCAGGACACTGGCACACTGAGCCCTCTGAAACCAATCTGGCTTTGTGGACATCTGCAGTCCCTCATCCCAACGGTAGCCTCTGTCCGGGCGATGCCCAGCACCCAGTACCCGGGGCAGGGAACCTCCACGCGGCCCGGCGCCCTACCTTGATGGTGGTGAACTCCTTTCTCCACGGCAGCAGGTACAGGTGCACGGCGGCCAACTCCAGCAGCTCGAAGGCACGGGCCAGGCCGCGCAGCGCGGGGGCCAGGTCGGCGCGCCCCCACAGGCCGTCGGTGAGCAGTGCCAGCGCGTCATCCTGCAGCGCCCCGTGCAGGTCGAAGTCTTCCACGAGGATGTGCCAGAGCACTGCCCGCAGCGACGGATCTCCGCACACGCCCGCGCGGCCGCGCCGCAGTTCCCGCTCTAGGCACAGGCGGTAGTCCTCGGACAGTGAGCTACTACCCATGCTGGCGGGCAGATGTAGGGTGTCAGCACCCAGAGGCCCCTCCCTGCGCGCCTCGCTCCTCCAGAGTCCCCGCCTGAGTCCACagtaccccccccacccccaactgagCGCCCCTGGTGTCCACAGTACCCTGTTCCCTGGAGACTTGCGCCAGCTGAGTCTCCCTTCCCAAGCAGAAATCCGCTTTTGCTCAGCAGCCCGCCGCCCTACCTCTCTGCCCCCAGAGACACCGAGCGCCCGCCGCTCCGTTCGGGCTTCTCAGCAGGCAGCAGCGCGCTTCCGCCGGGGACGGCTCCGCCCCTCGGTTTTGGCCCGGACGTTCTGGGCGGAGTCTctgtgggggcggggcctggtcGGGGCCGGGGTGCACAAATGCAACGCACCTGGACTGCCCATGAGGGGTGCACAGCAGGCGCTCCTACCCAGGCTGGCACGGGGCGCTCTCCTGCCGCGGGGGCAGACCACCAGAGCTGGTCCCTTGGGAACGCTAGGCCTCCAGGGAAGCAGGTACCGGTGTTCCGAGTGGGCACGTCGGGGTCCCGGGCTGAATCTTGAGGGCGGGGCTACCGCGAGGGGGCGGGACCCTCCTCGTCGCCTAACGGGGATGACCAGACCCGGGAAAGAGAGCGGAGTCGCCCTCTGGCTAGGCGGGGCCGGCGCTCAAGGTGGGCGCCAGACGTGCGTTTCCGTGTGATTTAAAACAGCAACCCGGTGGTCCATTTGGTGACTCCGCGCTTCCGCTGCTGGGGGCCCCGGGCTCCATTCGTGGGCAGGGAAGCTCCTCGTGCGCGCCTCCCAGAAGAAAAAACAGGACAGCAACGTGGGCCTCTTTGACTCGGTCAGAGATTCCAGGCATCCAGGCCCAGATGGGCCACAGCTTCCAATTTCCTTATTCTGGTTTTCCTGCCTAACTCACCGTTAAGACTGTGTGGAGAAGGGATGTGTTCGCTCCTTGGGCAGGCAAGGCTCCGCGATTTCTGGGACCCTAACCTCTCCAGGCCAAGTGGAACCTGACTGGGGAAAAGATTTCTATACTTTGAGAAAAAGATCATAACCAAGTAGGGAATCTGAGCCGAGCCGTGTTTTGCCAGCACCAATGAACGTTCCAGTCTTGCACTTACTGTTTACTTGACTCACAGCCCCCTCCGGGCTCGCATCAACCCTGAAGGGACATCTGACTTTGCACACCTCCAAGTGCATCCTTGTGTGAAGGAAGAACAGCTGCACTTACTACTCTCCTCAGTTCATAGTGGTTTATGGTGGGTGCACAGCGCCTGCCACTCTGTGGCATCGCCTATGGCCTTGCCCACGGCGCCCCTCCCCCACAAAGGTGATCGCTGAACGTGGTGGACACACCCTTGGAGCACATTGTTGCCAGTGTGCAGGCCTATGTGTGGACAGCGTTCTGCTTCGTGTCCTGCTCTGCTGCTCCACTCGAGCCCTCAGTGGCTTCAGGTGCTTGCTCTGGATTGTTGTGTGCTGCTCCAGGGAGCAGGCCCCTGTTTTGGTGGGGCTGTTGAACCTGGGTAGGTCTTGGCACTGTCCTTCCATAGAGGACACAGAATGAAAATGACAGTGTGTGGATTCCTAGGTTAGGTCACAGAAACACCTTGTTGTCTTGAGATGCTCGATCTTGAAACCTAGTCACATGCTGGGGGGATGCCAGCAGCTGCATGAGGGGCTAGATAAAATTCAAACTCCATAGAGCCGGGGAATGTGAGCTTATATAATCAAGTTAAGACGAAGTCAGACTGGATGAAGGTGGACCCTAAGCCCAGTCAGAACAGTGTCTTTACTAGCAGGAAGGTTACACACTTCGAGAGGAGGCATACGATGGACACAGAGACTTGCAGCCACGGGCAGAGGCTACAAGAGCCCCCAGAGCTGGACCGAAGCGGGGAAGGAATCTGTCTGGCACTCTGCCGGCCCATGGCTCTGTGGACACCCTGATTTAAGACTTTAGGACTTTGAGAGTAAACTTTCCATTGTTTTGTGCTCCCCAGTTTGTGTTGTTTTGTTATGGCATCTAGTTAAGTTACAAGAAATGGACGTGGGCCTCGCATGGCTGTCCTCACAGCCCTGAGGCCCTTGCTGATGGCAGAGGTGTAGGCAAGTCTCCAGATGACCCTAACCCCTGGACCTTGTGTCACTCCAGCTTGAAAGCTGACCTAGTTGATGCTGCAGGGGGGCAGAGATGAGACTTCCATACTGAATCCTGCCAAAATGGGAGTTTCAAGAGCAAAGCAAATGGCTGTCCTGTGTTTAAGCCACCAAGTGGACTGCCTTGTCACCCAGCAGGCCACCCTGCCTCCTGTGACCTTGGGCTACAACCGGGAGTGGAGTAGGTAGGTGGGTCAGTTGATACTTACCTTGGCCCAGCACGCTGCACAACCACATGTGTGGCCCTGTCTCCCAGGCAGCACTGCCCTCTGGATTTTCCAACCTTATCTTCACCAGTGCAATGCCTAGGTTTCCTGTCTTgtgttttactttgcatttcttgatttttaaaatgatttcagaCACTTCTTATGCTGAttagctttttaaatttcttcttcttaagACAGACTGTTCACAGCCTTTGCTATTTTTCTAACTGGAGCTCCTTCCGTTTTCTTGTTGATCTGCTTGTTTTCTTGTTGATCTGATCTTGTTGATCCTGttgttttcttgttgattttctatGTGATCCTGttgttttcttgttgattttctatGTTGATTTTCTTCTTGACCTGCCGTTTTCTTGTTGATCTGATCTTGTTGATCCTGttgttttcttgttgattttctatGTGAAGAATCCATCATTTACTCGTTCTATGGAGGGCCACGGGTGGGGAGAGGCTAAAGAACTGGCCCAGAATCACCAGCAGGAAAGCTGTCTGATCAAGGGAAGGAGACAGTCTCAGGGCCAGCAGGGGCCCGCCCGGTCAGGCCTAGCTTGAGACCCACCTTCATCTCCACCTGCTCTGTGATGGGGACTTTACAGTCCCATCCTTGAGATGTCCCCACCAAGGCCTGGACCAGGGATGTCATCCTCTCCAGGCTTCACAGCTGGCTGGGACTCAtgtccaggggctgggggctttcctctggagaaggcaggggtgggagatAAGGGCAGGAATTCAGAGGCCCCAGGTTCTGAGAGCAGGGCAGGGTGAGTGGGTGGATGCCTGCTTGTTTGTTCTTGGGGTGCTGGTGGGCAGGTTACTCCTGCTCACAAAGGCTCCCGAGACAGGCAGCTGCCCCAGTGCACTGGGCCTGTGCCTGCCCTTCAGGTTACGTCCACTGGTACCCTCTGGCCTCTGGAGTGAACCTGCTGGGCTCAAAGCCAGCTCTGCTCTGGGAGGTgtgcctggaggaggaggcagtcACTTCCtcctgcctcactttcctcatgtTCTCCTGCAGAGCCCTGGGACACTGTGCACACAGGATGCACAGTCAAGTCCAACTGAGCCTTTCCTAGGGACCTGCCCACTCCTCTCATGATGGGCCTCTGCCGTGGTGGGGGCCGAGGCTCTGCTGTGGGGGGCAAACTGCCCACCTCCTTCCCTGGCAGATGCTGTCTGGGGCTGCGTCCAGGCCACCTGTGTTGTGCTCTCCAGGGGCCCCTGGGTGTGCTGTCCACCTGGAGAGCAAAGCTGACTCCGGAGAATTCTTCAGGATAAGTGCTCCAGGCTTAGGTCCTGCCCAGTGATGACCTCTGACCCTGCCAACCCTCTAGGTCCCCCAGAGTGTGTCTAACGCTAGAGAGAATGGCCCCTGCAAGACCCCACCCCTAGGCAGAGGGCTGGGAGGCAGGCTGAGTTTGGCAGTAGCCCCTCCAGGCTCTCTGAGACTGTCTGGTTCCTGCTGGTCAGCCAGGCGTGGCTGTACTACTCAGGCCTCAGGCAGGCCAGTATGGTGAGAAGCAAATGAGCCACGTGGAGGGAGATGCCAGTGACCTTTTTATTTCCAGTTGGGTCAGTGGCTGCCCAGGAGCCTGTAACAGTTGTGGGCAGGCGATGGGCTACAGGCAGGTGCTGACCCAGGGTTCGCACCGACCCCAAAGGggctgagtgggggtggggattgGCGGTGGAGGGTCTCAGGATTTCCATGCCCACCGCCAAGGGTGAAGTGTGGCTCAGAGGTCCCAGACATGGGCAGATGTCCTGGGGACACTTGGGACTCCAGGACAGAGTGGTCAGTGTCCAATAAATAAACAGCACGATCTGAACCCACCTGGGCTTTGGGCCTCTGTGGGGGCGATCAGCTCTCTTCTGGACTCAGACAACAACCTGGCTCAGGGGGTTCCGAACGTCACGGGAATGTAGGGGAGCAGAGCTGCCCTCAGCCAGGCCCACAGCCCCTTCAGTCCTCGTGCTAGCTGTCAGCAACCAGGACGTTCATCCTACCAGGAGCAGAGGGGCCTTCTTGAGCCCTGGGGGGCCGATGTCACACGGGGGCAAGAGCCCCTCCACGGCTGGCCTGCTGCCCCATGAGGGTGCCTCCTGGCCAGTCCCTGGCCAGCCGGTCCTCCACTACTTGCCCAGGGCCCGCCGGGGCAGCAGCTCCACGTAGCTCAGGGCACTCTGCAGGGATGTCAGGCAGTAGCCCTCCTCTCCAATCAGGTACCTGCATGGAGGCGACACCGGCACCTGTCACTGGAGGGGCTGCGGGGCAGAACCTCAATGCTGAGGTCCCACAGGGGCTGGCGGGGGCTCCTCTGGGCTGCGTGCTGAGGTGGGCAGGGATGGGCTCGAGGACCCCACCTCTCATGGATGAACTCCTCCAGGGCTGCACACTCCGACACCAACTGAGGGAGGCCACTCTTCAGCGCCACAAAGGACAGGATGGGCAGCAGGTCATCAGCACCACTGCTAGGGAGACATACACCTAGCCAGAAGGCTCCAGGGACCCAGGCAAGGGGGCCCGATTAGTCCCCAAAAGCCTGAAGCTCCAGCTCAGTCCCTGGATCAGCCTTGAGCTTGCTGGCTGCTCTCTGTGCTCCTCCCACCCGCCAGCCACAGGGGACGGGGGGTAGGCTTGGATCAGCATGACAGAAGACCACCAGGGAGCAC from Cervus elaphus chromosome 4, mCerEla1.1, whole genome shotgun sequence includes:
- the CDK10 gene encoding cyclin-dependent kinase 10 isoform X4, giving the protein MDKEKDGVPISSLREITLLLRLRHPNIVELKEVVVGNHLESIFLVMGYCEQDLASLLENMPTPFSEAQVKCIVLQVLRGLQYLHRNFIIHRDLKVSNLLMTDKGCVKTADFGLARAYGIPVKPMTPKVVTLWYRAPELLLGTTTQTTSIDMWAVGCILAELLAHKPLLPGTSEIHQVDLIVQLLGTPSENIWPGFSQLPLASQYSLRKQPYNNLKHKFPWLSEAGLRLMNLLFMYDPKKRATAGDCLESSYFKEKPLPCEPELMPTFPHHRNKRAAPATSLGTESQSRRCRP
- the SPATA2L gene encoding spermatogenesis-associated protein 2-like protein, whose translation is MGSSSLSEDYRLCLERELRRGRAGVCGDPSLRAVLWHILVEDFDLHGALQDDALALLTDGLWGRADLAPALRGLARAFELLELAAVHLYLLPWRKEFTTIKTFSGGYVHVLKGALSEDLLIQSFQKMGYVRRDAHRLMVAALPPARQLVQVALGCFALRLECEILGEVLAQLGTSVLPAEELLQARRSSVDVASCVAWLQQRLAREEEQPPLPCRGSPTGCQARLDLYRDVQEDEGSDEASLYGGPSPGPDSPASELACRPRFWEQSARLWGAGGGPWEPAEASSPTSGASEEEEPQPEAFSFLSLRRELLSRPGDLAPPHTPRSPEQASPPPVPEPPGYQMHTCLAPGALPALCCDTCRQLHAAHCAALPSCHPGHSLRTLRGNSQRRLWLQRAQVDALLYDSPAAGP